One genomic region from Nostoc sphaeroides encodes:
- the hpxZ gene encoding oxalurate catabolism protein HpxZ: MTTINDPPVVAEVTDLYLKYEEALCNNNLEVMDSLFWDAPEVVRFGITENLYGSDEIRNFRQNRPNPKIEREISNLKVLTFGKDAATVTLEFRRIINGVERFGRQSQTWYRFTEGWKVVSAHVSLLPV; this comes from the coding sequence ATGACTACTATAAATGACCCTCCTGTTGTAGCTGAAGTAACTGATTTGTACCTCAAGTATGAAGAAGCTCTTTGTAATAACAATTTGGAAGTGATGGATAGCTTGTTTTGGGATGCGCCCGAAGTAGTGCGGTTTGGCATCACAGAAAACCTCTATGGTAGCGATGAAATTCGTAACTTTCGTCAAAATCGGCCAAACCCAAAAATAGAGCGAGAAATCTCGAATCTCAAGGTTTTAACCTTTGGGAAAGATGCAGCAACAGTGACTTTAGAGTTTCGCCGGATTATTAATGGTGTAGAGCGTTTTGGGCGACAAAGCCAGACTTGGTATAGATTTACCGAAGGATGGAAAGTGGTTTCAGCCCATGTTTCATTATTGCCAGTGTAA
- a CDS encoding dihydroorotase has translation MTELLQKVRIIDPVSQIDELFDVLIADGYIQEVASHITDISPDTPIRDCRGLVIGPGLVDLYSHSGEPGFEERETLLSLLQSATAGGFTRISILPNTSPAIDNPALVAQLQQKRHGKMKERAKINLAAPASPLPLLHIWGAITLDVAGKQMTELADLASAGVVGFSDGKPLENLALVRRVLEYIQPLGKPVAFWPSDRQLTANGVMREGADALRFGLPPIPASAETTALAAMLELIATIDTPVHIMRVSTSRSVELIASAKAAGLPITASTTWMHLLLDTKAVKSYNTSLHLDPPLGNSSDVAALRAGVRTGVIDAIAIDHTPYSYEEKVQAFAEAPPGAIGLELALPLLWQYLVETEEFTALELWRALSTSPAECLGQKVSAILPHQPAELTLFDPQQTWKVERKSLYTLSQNTPWLGQQLKGHVVQTWC, from the coding sequence ATGACTGAACTGCTGCAAAAAGTACGGATAATTGACCCAGTTTCTCAAATCGATGAACTCTTTGATGTGCTGATTGCTGATGGTTATATCCAAGAAGTGGCTTCGCACATTACTGACATCAGTCCCGATACTCCAATTAGAGATTGTCGGGGATTAGTTATCGGGCCGGGGTTAGTGGATTTGTACAGCCACTCCGGTGAACCAGGCTTTGAAGAACGGGAAACCCTGTTGTCTCTCTTACAATCTGCAACTGCTGGCGGCTTTACCAGAATTAGCATCTTACCCAATACATCCCCAGCTATTGATAATCCTGCACTTGTGGCACAGTTACAGCAAAAGAGACACGGGAAGATGAAAGAGAGGGCAAAAATTAATTTAGCTGCCCCTGCCTCTCCTCTCCCCCTGCTTCATATTTGGGGTGCTATCACCCTAGATGTTGCTGGGAAGCAAATGACGGAATTGGCAGATTTAGCGTCTGCTGGAGTTGTTGGTTTTAGCGATGGTAAGCCACTGGAGAATTTGGCGCTGGTGCGACGAGTGTTAGAGTATATCCAGCCGTTGGGTAAACCAGTAGCATTTTGGCCTAGCGATCGCCAGTTAACAGCAAATGGTGTAATGAGAGAAGGGGCAGATGCTTTGCGTTTCGGTTTACCCCCAATACCCGCCAGCGCCGAAACTACTGCCTTAGCAGCAATGCTAGAATTAATTGCAACTATAGATACACCAGTCCATATTATGCGCGTCTCTACATCTCGCAGCGTGGAACTAATCGCTTCAGCTAAGGCTGCTGGTTTACCCATCACCGCCAGCACCACCTGGATGCACCTTTTACTTGATACAAAAGCAGTTAAGAGTTATAACACTAGCTTGCATTTAGACCCGCCTTTAGGAAATTCTAGTGATGTCGCGGCATTGCGTGCAGGGGTGCGTACGGGTGTGATAGATGCGATCGCTATTGACCACACACCTTACAGCTACGAAGAAAAAGTCCAAGCTTTTGCCGAAGCACCTCCAGGGGCAATTGGTTTAGAGTTAGCATTACCTTTGCTATGGCAATATCTGGTTGAAACTGAAGAATTTACTGCTTTAGAATTATGGCGGGCATTAAGTACTAGTCCAGCAGAGTGTTTGGGGCAAAAAGTCAGTGCGATTCTACCTCATCAACCAGCAGAACTTACTTTATTTGATCCCCAGCAAACCTGGAAAGTGGAACGAAAAAGTCTTTATACACTTTCACAAAATACACCTTGGCTAGGACAACAGTTGAAGGGTCATGTTGTGCAAACATGGTGTTGA
- a CDS encoding NACHT domain-containing protein — protein sequence MTGMEPWAISAVSGVAAMFAQIGGQVLGGLSKTLDEKTKKLIFDASNQYQKNYEERHGILKVLGMREPVKLESLYTSVQFLDDDAIQSFESIENLENFYRQAKIRRFQSHDGKKQAGIKVANNKQYLMVLGGPGAGKSTFLRKMGLEALKGKKGGFKHACIPVFIELKRFASNNINIETFITEEFRICDFPSPDKFTAKALEEGKLLILLDGLDEVPTKNLTEAISEIQNFVDKYDQNRFIASCRTAAYRSAFRRFSDVSMADFDDTQIQQFIYNWFHCEADKQAKTSEKCWELLQKPEHEAAKELAYTPLLLTFLCLVYDRSQSFPDNRSVLYHKALRILLEEWASEKRIFRDEIYQGLHTELEEILLSEIAYTGFESDRLFFSGRDIIQQIKTFLASNLNAPQHLDGKSVLNAIAVQQGILVERAEDVFSFSHLTLQEYLTAQYIDDHRQVEKLVTEHLIDKRWKEVFLLVAGLMRGGADDLLLLMEKEVQKYINTQKLQALLNWTEQVTVGSLGDFKPVGKRAVAMEIANIIAYANSIIDPNVIIHADPIVYTNAIAYANAIAIDNIFAYAIAIVEATNGTISDAIEYTYNLEKLKIFNNIKFTVLIAQMEVLKVKAPDEQKSQEVLGAFVKRLQQTLLTAVFR from the coding sequence ATGACAGGAATGGAACCTTGGGCGATATCAGCCGTTAGCGGTGTCGCCGCTATGTTTGCCCAAATCGGTGGTCAGGTTTTAGGAGGATTGAGCAAAACTCTGGATGAAAAAACCAAGAAGTTAATTTTTGATGCATCAAATCAATATCAAAAGAACTACGAAGAACGGCATGGCATTCTTAAAGTATTAGGAATGCGTGAACCTGTCAAGCTGGAATCGCTCTATACATCGGTGCAGTTTTTAGATGATGATGCTATTCAGAGTTTTGAATCTATTGAGAATTTAGAAAATTTCTATCGCCAAGCTAAAATCCGAAGGTTTCAATCTCACGATGGTAAAAAACAAGCAGGAATTAAAGTTGCTAATAATAAGCAATATCTGATGGTACTTGGTGGGCCTGGTGCAGGAAAGTCTACCTTTCTGCGGAAGATGGGACTAGAAGCGCTCAAAGGTAAAAAAGGAGGATTCAAACATGCCTGCATTCCAGTTTTTATTGAATTAAAAAGGTTTGCATCCAATAATATCAATATTGAAACGTTTATTACTGAAGAGTTTCGTATTTGTGACTTTCCATCACCAGATAAATTTACAGCCAAAGCCTTAGAAGAAGGTAAATTACTAATTTTGCTAGATGGTTTAGATGAAGTACCAACAAAAAACTTAACTGAGGCAATTAGCGAAATTCAAAACTTTGTTGACAAGTATGATCAAAATCGTTTCATTGCCTCCTGTCGCACGGCGGCTTATCGCAGCGCTTTTCGTCGCTTTAGCGATGTATCAATGGCAGACTTTGATGATACCCAAATTCAGCAATTTATTTATAACTGGTTTCATTGTGAAGCAGACAAACAGGCGAAGACAAGTGAGAAATGCTGGGAGTTACTACAAAAACCAGAACATGAAGCTGCAAAAGAGTTGGCGTACACACCTTTATTGCTGACATTTCTGTGTTTAGTTTATGATCGTTCCCAAAGTTTTCCAGACAATCGCAGTGTTCTTTACCACAAGGCACTGCGGATATTGCTAGAAGAGTGGGCATCAGAAAAGCGAATTTTCAGAGATGAGATTTATCAAGGACTGCATACAGAATTAGAAGAGATATTACTATCAGAGATTGCTTATACAGGTTTTGAGTCTGACAGACTGTTCTTTTCTGGGCGTGATATTATTCAGCAAATCAAAACATTCTTAGCAAGTAATCTGAATGCACCTCAGCATTTAGATGGTAAATCAGTGCTGAATGCGATCGCTGTTCAACAAGGAATTTTAGTAGAACGAGCAGAGGATGTCTTTTCCTTCTCTCATCTAACGCTACAGGAATATTTAACAGCACAATATATTGATGACCATCGCCAAGTTGAGAAGTTAGTTACTGAACACCTAATAGATAAACGCTGGAAAGAGGTGTTTTTGTTAGTAGCCGGGTTAATGCGTGGTGGTGCAGATGATTTGCTGCTGCTGATGGAAAAGGAAGTGCAAAAATATATTAATACCCAGAAGTTACAAGCTTTATTAAACTGGACAGAACAGGTAACAGTTGGATCGCTAGGGGATTTTAAACCTGTAGGTAAACGTGCAGTTGCGATGGAGATCGCCAACATCATTGCCTATGCCAATTCTATTATCGACCCCAATGTTATCATACATGCCGACCCCATTGTTTATACCAACGCTATTGCGTATGCCAACGCCATCGCCATCGATAACATCTTCGCATACGCTATCGCTATCGTTGAAGCTACTAATGGTACTATTAGCGATGCTATCGAATACACTTACAATCTTGAAAAATTAAAAATATTCAATAACATCAAATTTACTGTGCTGATTGCCCAAATGGAAGTACTGAAAGTTAAAGCTCCTGATGAGCAAAAATCACAAGAAGTACTTGGGGCATTTGTTAAGCGTCTCCAACAAACTTTACTTACAGCAGTTTTCAGGTAA
- a CDS encoding MotA/TolQ/ExbB proton channel family protein gives MGIQNLFAAGGIVMWPLLAFSVLGVALIIERIRFWVRINQRQNRVVRDVLNLYRLDNVVGAMDKLQKNADLPLARIFLAALELEEPNPEEFRLALESESQAEIPVLKRFQNLFETIISLAPLLGLLGTVLGLITSFASLNLGDVGGSKTASVTAGISEALVSTASGLIVAIFILMFANTFRGLYQRQIALIQEYGGQLELLYRRRYERGEKAYATTR, from the coding sequence ATGGGAATTCAGAATTTGTTTGCAGCAGGTGGTATAGTAATGTGGCCCCTGTTGGCGTTTTCGGTATTGGGTGTGGCGCTGATCATCGAGCGGATCAGGTTTTGGGTAAGAATTAATCAGCGTCAAAACCGGGTGGTGCGAGATGTTTTGAATCTCTACCGTCTCGATAATGTTGTTGGTGCAATGGATAAACTTCAGAAAAACGCAGATTTGCCACTCGCCCGGATTTTTCTAGCGGCTTTAGAATTAGAGGAGCCAAATCCAGAGGAATTTCGTTTGGCGTTAGAAAGCGAATCGCAGGCTGAGATACCTGTGTTGAAACGTTTCCAAAACCTTTTCGAGACAATCATTAGTCTGGCACCACTGTTAGGTCTTCTCGGCACTGTGTTAGGATTGATAACCTCCTTTGCCTCTCTAAATCTTGGTGACGTGGGAGGTAGCAAAACTGCAAGTGTTACGGCTGGGATTAGTGAAGCCCTAGTATCAACAGCATCAGGATTGATAGTTGCTATATTCATACTCATGTTTGCCAATACCTTTCGGGGACTGTATCAACGGCAAATTGCACTAATTCAAGAGTATGGGGGACAGCTAGAATTACTTTACCGCCGTCGTTATGAAAGAGGAGAAAAAGCCTATGCGACTACCAGATGA
- a CDS encoding histidine phosphatase family protein, with translation MTRVIIVRHGQSGYNTERRIQGRTDASTLTEKGRNDASFTGKALSNILFNAIYSSPLQRAKHTADIIHSELATDPEQSAVIQVSDLLLEIDLPLWEGLLTAEVKQKFAEDYRTWHQRPDELRMLLNDAQGTREHFPVLALYEQARHFWQETLSQHQGETILIVGHNGINRALISTALGIPASRYHSIQQSNCGISVLNFAGGLGEPVQLESLNQTQHTGESLPSLRPDHQGIRLLLVRHGETDWNRQTRFQGQIDVPLNDNGRQQSQKAGEFLQDVTIDYAVSSPMLRPKETAEIILKQHPNVKLDLQDGLREISHGLWEGKLEIEIEQEFPGELQRWRLVPAQVQMPEGENLQEVWERSVAAWQSIVEAASTNQFKIVLVVAHDATNKTLLCHVLGLSLENFWNFRQGNGAVSVIDYPCGIDSLPVLQAMNITAHFGGGVLDKTAAGAL, from the coding sequence ATGACTCGTGTCATCATTGTGCGCCACGGTCAAAGCGGTTATAACACCGAGCGGCGTATTCAGGGACGCACTGATGCGTCAACATTAACCGAAAAAGGTCGTAACGATGCCAGTTTTACTGGCAAAGCCCTCAGCAATATTTTATTTAATGCAATTTACAGCAGTCCCCTGCAACGAGCGAAACACACAGCAGATATTATTCATAGTGAGTTAGCTACTGATCCTGAACAATCTGCTGTAATCCAAGTTTCTGATTTGCTGCTAGAAATTGACTTACCTTTATGGGAAGGACTGCTAACTGCTGAAGTTAAGCAGAAATTTGCTGAAGACTACCGCACTTGGCATCAACGCCCCGACGAACTGCGGATGCTGCTAAATGATGCACAAGGGACAAGAGAACATTTTCCTGTTCTTGCTTTATACGAACAAGCGCGGCACTTTTGGCAAGAAACTTTGTCTCAACATCAAGGCGAAACTATTCTCATCGTCGGACATAACGGCATTAATCGCGCCTTGATTAGCACAGCCTTGGGAATTCCGGCAAGTCGCTACCATTCAATACAGCAATCTAACTGTGGCATCAGTGTACTAAATTTTGCTGGAGGATTGGGGGAACCAGTTCAGCTAGAATCCTTAAATCAGACGCAACACACTGGGGAAAGTCTACCCTCATTGCGACCAGATCATCAAGGAATACGGTTATTATTGGTGCGTCACGGTGAAACTGACTGGAATCGCCAAACCAGGTTTCAAGGGCAAATTGATGTCCCCCTCAACGACAACGGTAGACAACAGTCGCAAAAAGCAGGCGAATTTCTCCAAGACGTAACGATTGATTATGCTGTAAGTAGCCCAATGCTACGCCCTAAAGAAACAGCAGAGATTATTCTAAAACAACATCCTAATGTAAAGTTAGACTTGCAAGATGGTTTAAGAGAAATCAGCCACGGACTCTGGGAAGGAAAATTAGAAATAGAGATAGAGCAAGAGTTTCCCGGAGAATTGCAGCGCTGGCGGTTAGTACCAGCCCAAGTGCAAATGCCTGAAGGGGAAAATTTGCAAGAGGTGTGGGAACGTAGCGTTGCAGCTTGGCAATCAATTGTGGAAGCAGCATCAACGAATCAATTTAAAATTGTATTAGTAGTAGCTCACGATGCAACTAATAAAACCTTACTTTGTCACGTTCTAGGTTTATCGCTGGAAAATTTCTGGAATTTCCGTCAGGGTAATGGCGCAGTTAGTGTTATCGACTATCCTTGTGGAATCGATAGTTTACCAGTATTGCAAGCGATGAACATCACCGCTCACTTTGGTGGAGGCGTACTAGATAAAACAGCAGCAGGGGCGTTGTAA
- a CDS encoding ExbD/TolR family protein gives MRLPDEPELPLQINIVPMIDVIFAILTFFIMSTLFLTRSEGLPVNLPKASTAKQQQVPTRITITVDEKEQVSLNRKPIAVDDLTAQVRTLVGSNPEVLVIINADEKVDYGRVVAVMDRVRQVEGAKLAIATQKQ, from the coding sequence ATGCGACTACCAGATGAACCAGAACTTCCATTACAGATCAACATCGTGCCGATGATTGACGTGATATTTGCAATTTTGACATTTTTCATCATGTCAACTCTGTTTTTAACGCGTTCAGAAGGTTTACCAGTAAATTTACCCAAGGCTAGCACAGCGAAACAACAGCAAGTTCCCACTAGAATTACGATTACGGTAGATGAAAAAGAACAGGTAAGCCTGAACCGTAAACCAATTGCAGTTGATGATTTGACAGCGCAAGTACGTACTTTAGTTGGTTCTAATCCAGAAGTGTTGGTAATTATTAATGCTGATGAAAAAGTTGATTATGGTCGGGTAGTAGCGGTGATGGATCGGGTACGTCAAGTTGAAGGGGCAAAATTAGCGATCGCTACTCAAAAACAATAA
- a CDS encoding helix-turn-helix domain-containing protein, with amino-acid sequence MPVSYSGDLRRRVIKAWEAKEGSQRQLAERFKVSLSFVRNLLRHYRQSGQIEAKQRGGYQKPTIQDEHLSTIKSWVEEKNDLLLSELCDRFAKDIGIRISISTMHRAVEKLDLRCKKKVSMQVSRILHEYRNYGMTIAVG; translated from the coding sequence ATGCCAGTATCTTACTCAGGGGATTTGCGTCGTCGCGTGATTAAAGCTTGGGAAGCTAAGGAAGGCTCTCAACGCCAGTTGGCGGAAAGATTTAAGGTTAGCTTGTCGTTTGTGCGAAACCTACTGCGCCATTATCGTCAAAGTGGACAAATTGAAGCAAAACAACGTGGGGGATACCAAAAACCAACTATTCAGGATGAACATCTAAGCACGATCAAGTCTTGGGTGGAAGAGAAAAATGATTTGTTGCTCTCAGAGTTATGCGATCGCTTCGCTAAAGATATAGGAATTAGGATCAGCATTTCGACAATGCATCGTGCAGTAGAAAAATTAGACTTACGCTGTAAAAAAAAAGTCTCTATGCAAGTGAGCAGGATACTCCACGAGTACAGGAATTACGGCATGACTATCGCCGTTGGTTAG
- a CDS encoding globin domain-containing protein — protein sequence MVSQQTIDIVKSTAPVLKKNGQQITTRMYEIMFQNHPEVKEQFSMSAQADGSQPARLATAVYSYANQIDNLPALKSMVEKIAHRHVQTHVTPEQYPIVGESLLQAMKDVLGEAATEEVMAAWSEAYQVLSQVFINREYEIYSDSQLCEVC from the coding sequence ATGGTTAGCCAACAAACAATAGATATCGTCAAATCTACAGCACCTGTTTTGAAAAAGAACGGTCAGCAAATCACAACTCGGATGTATGAAATTATGTTTCAAAATCATCCAGAAGTCAAAGAACAATTTAGTATGTCTGCTCAAGCAGATGGTTCTCAGCCTGCGAGATTAGCAACAGCAGTTTATAGCTATGCTAACCAAATTGATAATCTACCTGCTTTAAAGTCGATGGTAGAAAAGATTGCTCATCGTCATGTGCAGACTCATGTTACACCAGAGCAATATCCTATTGTCGGAGAAAGTTTACTGCAAGCCATGAAAGATGTTTTGGGAGAAGCAGCTACAGAAGAAGTAATGGCGGCTTGGAGTGAAGCTTATCAGGTATTGTCTCAAGTGTTTATCAACAGAGAATATGAGATATACAGCGATTCTCAATTGTGTGAAGTATGCTAA
- a CDS encoding energy transducer TonB has protein sequence MSFSGITVEQRSKEVEALKSFLTYSLIGSLALHIGVLSSGISNYLTRVPTGEDEAIEVAIVDSPTAELEKPIAQIPEEIKKSPEVVQKQSIETPPVEKVQQQEQITAVAQKPQPTNTPPEAIATKPEVPVKSAPIPRLAAEVPVKSASVLRSPLSEDSKASSAGGGGGGGGGGGSGVGLGSGSGIAVGTGTGTGTGGGTGTGTGGGIGSGIGSGTGSGIGSGIGSGTGSGTGSGTGSGIGSGTGSGTGSGTGNRPTVATAPTPPKINTSGNSNGRAACRECNAKYPEAARRRGVEGRVEVAVDTDAEGNVTNVRIARSSGNRDLDEETMRQAREWKLKPAEGGRQGVAIATEFAIKGSRRSRQVQERIAQREAEERTRQTTAANSTQETPRRRRRELTPSSNGATATKPAISGFSRRLEPQKAESPPTNSSSGARTTRTQGSARESLRRIQRERRTATDSSQKPQATTNRRRRRDNNTSQNKLRDSLRRLRQQPQSPQSQPAAPSQE, from the coding sequence ATGAGCTTTTCTGGCATTACTGTCGAGCAACGTTCCAAAGAAGTTGAGGCTCTCAAGTCTTTTCTGACTTACAGTCTGATAGGTTCACTGGCGCTGCATATCGGCGTACTGTCCTCAGGCATAAGTAATTATTTGACCAGAGTCCCCACAGGAGAAGATGAAGCAATAGAGGTGGCGATCGTTGATTCTCCGACTGCGGAACTAGAAAAACCAATTGCACAGATTCCAGAAGAAATAAAAAAATCACCAGAAGTTGTCCAAAAACAGTCTATAGAAACTCCACCAGTAGAAAAAGTTCAGCAGCAAGAACAGATTACAGCAGTAGCTCAGAAACCACAGCCGACAAATACACCGCCAGAAGCAATTGCTACCAAGCCAGAAGTTCCTGTGAAATCTGCACCCATTCCACGATTAGCGGCAGAAGTTCCTGTGAAATCTGCATCCGTTCTGCGATCGCCTCTATCTGAAGATTCCAAAGCAAGTTCGGCGGGTGGCGGTGGCGGTGGTGGCGGTGGTGGCGGCTCTGGTGTTGGTTTAGGCTCAGGTAGTGGTATTGCTGTAGGTACTGGCACTGGTACTGGCACTGGCGGTGGTACTGGTACTGGCACTGGCGGTGGTATTGGCAGTGGTATTGGTAGTGGCACTGGTAGCGGCATTGGTAGCGGCATTGGTAGCGGCACTGGTAGTGGCACTGGTAGTGGCACTGGTAGTGGCATTGGTAGCGGCACTGGTAGTGGCACTGGTAGCGGCACAGGAAACCGTCCTACAGTAGCAACAGCGCCTACACCTCCAAAAATTAACACTTCAGGTAATAGTAATGGTCGTGCAGCCTGCCGCGAATGTAATGCCAAATATCCAGAAGCAGCAAGACGGCGAGGAGTTGAAGGCAGAGTAGAAGTAGCTGTAGATACTGATGCAGAAGGTAATGTTACTAATGTGCGGATTGCTCGCTCCAGTGGAAACCGCGACTTGGATGAAGAAACCATGAGACAAGCGCGTGAGTGGAAATTAAAACCCGCAGAAGGTGGTAGACAAGGGGTAGCGATCGCCACTGAATTTGCCATAAAAGGTTCACGGCGATCGCGCCAAGTTCAAGAACGAATTGCACAAAGAGAAGCAGAAGAGAGAACTCGGCAGACAACGGCTGCTAACTCCACACAGGAAACTCCAAGACGTAGGCGCAGAGAGTTGACACCTTCATCTAATGGAGCTACAGCCACAAAACCAGCAATATCTGGATTTAGTAGACGGTTAGAACCTCAAAAAGCGGAAAGTCCTCCTACAAACTCATCATCTGGAGCTAGGACAACTCGCACTCAAGGAAGTGCAAGAGAGTCCTTACGCCGCATCCAACGTGAGCGACGAACGGCTACCGATTCATCACAAAAGCCACAAGCAACCACAAATCGGCGGCGGCGAAGAGATAATAACACTAGCCAGAACAAACTGCGGGACTCTTTGCGCCGTTTACGCCAACAACCTCAATCACCTCAATCGCAACCTGCTGCTCCCAGTCAAGAGTAG
- a CDS encoding type II toxin-antitoxin system HicB family antitoxin, which yields MSSLQQAKDTKTRTFTAILHWEEDVYVAECPEVGTASQGETIEEAIAYLQQATEMYLEEFPLAEVAPRRLLTTFEVTSA from the coding sequence ATGAGTTCATTACAACAGGCTAAAGATACAAAAACTCGAACCTTTACAGCAATCTTGCATTGGGAAGAGGATGTTTATGTAGCTGAATGTCCAGAGGTGGGAACCGCCAGCCAAGGAGAGACGATAGAAGAAGCTATTGCTTACTTGCAGCAAGCAACAGAAATGTATTTAGAAGAATTCCCGCTTGCTGAGGTAGCACCTCGTCGCTTGTTAACTACATTTGAGGTAACGAGTGCTTAA
- a CDS encoding NACHT C-terminal helical domain 2-containing protein, whose protein sequence is MINLFKEEAKALENYLYANYLIIQCKQAAVRVSPQTWEAIEARMLLVPGS, encoded by the coding sequence ATGATCAACTTATTCAAGGAAGAAGCAAAGGCACTAGAAAATTACCTATATGCCAATTACCTCATCATCCAGTGCAAACAAGCAGCAGTGCGGGTGTCACCCCAAACCTGGGAAGCAATTGAGGCGCGGATGTTGTTGGTTCCAGGTAGTTAA
- a CDS encoding calcium-binding protein: protein MAIIDGSSFSDVLFGTDGNDVIAGYPAGSGLFDYDGYDTLFGFAGNDILFGGNQDDILYGGDGNDILSGSGNSGLVEYDTLVGGAGFDTFVIGNSFGVQYQGAGYATITDWNPSSDLILAGGFSSLYSFGNADLSGGFALDTQIYYGNDLIANVQDTTNVSVSRDFIFA from the coding sequence ATGGCTATTATTGATGGCAGTTCGTTTAGCGATGTACTTTTTGGCACCGACGGTAACGACGTGATCGCTGGCTACCCGGCTGGCTCTGGTTTGTTTGATTACGACGGCTATGATACATTGTTTGGTTTTGCTGGCAACGATATATTGTTCGGTGGGAATCAGGATGACATCCTTTATGGCGGAGATGGTAACGATATATTGTCCGGCTCTGGAAACAGTGGCTTAGTAGAATACGACACCTTAGTTGGTGGTGCTGGTTTTGATACTTTCGTTATTGGCAATTCCTTTGGTGTTCAATACCAAGGTGCTGGTTACGCTACCATTACTGACTGGAATCCCTCTTCTGATTTGATTCTAGCTGGGGGTTTCTCTAGTCTATACTCTTTTGGGAATGCAGACTTGAGTGGCGGTTTTGCTCTAGACACACAGATTTACTACGGCAATGACTTGATTGCTAACGTTCAAGACACTACCAATGTCAGTGTTTCTAGAGACTTTATCTTTGCCTAG
- a CDS encoding signal peptidase I, which yields MQPKVIFGNAASEGANRWGWFMGYFITPDDDLRSTTALEIKWGVHKAGDCRTEWGVNDTAATLSILINGQFCLQFEDREMILSREGDYVLWCAGVPHCWVAQSDCTILTVRWPSTPGDSVAVRSPQ from the coding sequence ATGCAGCCTAAAGTTATTTTTGGAAATGCTGCTAGCGAAGGTGCAAATCGCTGGGGTTGGTTTATGGGTTACTTCATCACTCCAGATGATGATCTTCGCTCAACCACAGCACTAGAAATAAAGTGGGGTGTCCATAAAGCAGGAGACTGTAGAACCGAGTGGGGAGTAAATGACACAGCCGCTACTCTTTCGATCTTGATTAATGGCCAATTTTGCCTTCAGTTTGAGGATCGGGAGATGATTCTATCTCGTGAGGGTGATTACGTGCTGTGGTGTGCGGGTGTGCCACATTGTTGGGTTGCTCAGTCTGACTGTACTATTCTGACAGTGAGATGGCCTTCAACACCAGGTGATAGTGTAGCAGTGCGATCGCCGCAATAA
- a CDS encoding thioesterase II family protein: protein MTTTPSFNSWVICPQPNPQANLRLFCFPYAGGNSAIFRTWPNNLPSNVEVCAVEYPGRGRQIKSAPLTRLESLVEAIAPFLLPYLDKPFAFFGHSMGGLVSFELTRLLRSQYSLAPFHLFISARRAPQIPLTKPPLHILSDPDLLNELRSLNGTPKAVLESQELMQMFLPILRADFAVLETYIYTQKQPLECPITVIGGLQDQEVNHEALQAWREQTIATFSLHEFNSDHFFIHSQQELLLKLISQELQMRQRSW from the coding sequence ATGACAACTACACCAAGCTTCAATTCCTGGGTTATCTGTCCCCAACCAAATCCTCAAGCCAACTTGCGTTTATTCTGCTTCCCCTACGCTGGTGGGAACTCGGCAATTTTTCGCACATGGCCTAATAATCTTCCTAGTAATGTCGAAGTCTGTGCTGTAGAATATCCGGGACGGGGAAGACAGATTAAGTCAGCACCATTGACGCGATTAGAATCTCTTGTTGAAGCGATCGCTCCATTTCTGTTACCATACTTAGACAAACCATTCGCCTTCTTCGGTCACAGTATGGGCGGATTAGTTAGCTTCGAGTTGACCCGTTTACTTCGCTCTCAGTATAGTCTTGCTCCCTTTCACCTCTTCATATCTGCTCGTCGCGCCCCGCAAATCCCATTAACAAAACCACCTCTCCACATCCTATCAGACCCTGATTTGCTCAATGAGCTACGCAGTCTTAACGGTACACCCAAAGCAGTACTAGAAAGCCAGGAACTAATGCAGATGTTTCTCCCCATTTTGCGGGCAGATTTTGCCGTTCTGGAAACTTATATTTACACTCAAAAACAGCCTCTGGAGTGTCCTATTACTGTTATTGGTGGTTTGCAAGACCAAGAAGTTAATCATGAAGCTTTGCAAGCATGGCGAGAGCAAACGATCGCTACTTTCTCATTACATGAGTTCAACAGTGACCACTTTTTTATCCATTCACAGCAAGAATTATTATTAAAACTTATATCTCAAGAATTGCAGATGCGTCAGCGTAGCTGGTAG